One stretch of Tepidibacter hydrothermalis DNA includes these proteins:
- a CDS encoding DsbA family oxidoreductase, translating to MNIKKVEIIEFTDPVCTWCWGSEPLLRKLETRYGDQVEIKYIMGGLVRDIRDFYDSYNDIGGDPERSNSQIAKHWLEASERHGMPVKSEGFTLFTDEYPSSYPQNIAYKAAQMENQQLADKFLRRIREASASEARQTNKKEVLVELASEVGLDIAKFLERLSDGSAEAAFKEDLKTTYKYGVRGFPTFLIKYGKKEMLMRSYQSYESFKSIIDTISSGEVKDEIPNNTEKDILDFIEKYERVAPIEIMLSFDMNESETNTLIKKLEENNQCRTVQAGNGYYIEVIVRPMSCDQATGVCRV from the coding sequence ATGAATATAAAAAAAGTTGAAATTATTGAATTTACAGATCCGGTATGTACATGGTGCTGGGGAAGTGAACCGCTACTACGTAAATTGGAAACTAGGTATGGAGATCAAGTAGAAATTAAGTACATCATGGGAGGTCTTGTAAGAGATATACGAGATTTTTATGATAGCTATAATGATATTGGTGGAGATCCGGAGCGTTCTAACAGTCAAATCGCAAAACACTGGCTTGAAGCATCAGAACGACATGGAATGCCTGTAAAAAGTGAAGGTTTTACCTTATTTACGGATGAATATCCGTCAAGCTACCCTCAGAATATTGCATATAAAGCAGCACAGATGGAAAATCAGCAGTTAGCAGATAAATTTTTGAGAAGAATAAGAGAAGCTTCTGCATCCGAAGCTAGACAGACTAATAAAAAGGAAGTTCTTGTTGAATTAGCATCAGAAGTTGGTCTTGATATTGCAAAATTCCTTGAGAGATTATCAGATGGTTCAGCAGAGGCAGCATTTAAAGAGGATCTTAAGACCACATATAAGTATGGTGTTCGTGGATTTCCAACATTTTTAATTAAATATGGTAAAAAAGAAATGTTAATGCGTAGTTATCAGAGCTATGAATCCTTTAAATCGATTATTGATACAATAAGTTCAGGAGAAGTAAAAGACGAAATACCTAATAATACAGAGAAAGACATATTAGATTTTATAGAGAAATATGAACGAGTAGCACCGATTGAAATAATGTTAAGTTTCGATATGAATGAAAGTGAAACAAATACACTAATCAAAAAATTAGAAGAGAATAATCAGTGTAGAACAGTTCAAGCAGGTAATGGTTATTATATTGAAGTGATTGTTAGGCCAATGTCATGTGATCAAGCAACTGGAGTTTGCAGGGTATAG
- a CDS encoding DUF4269 domain-containing protein translates to MIKINKDFKDIEYLKEGNTRKQRSYEILKKINIFNLLSKYNPILVGTIPIDIDIENSDLDIVCKVEDFRKFEELLIKEFSKYKEFKVTYKASSRVIICNFKVENMEIEIYGSKLDTDKTNSYRHMIIEYRLLNLLGDDFKAKIIDLKKQGLKTEPAFSQILKLKGNPYEELLLFEQYDDEKLLEKMDKSKVTFSFD, encoded by the coding sequence ATGATTAAAATTAATAAAGATTTTAAAGATATAGAATACTTAAAAGAAGGGAATACAAGAAAACAAAGAAGTTATGAAATCCTTAAAAAAATAAATATATTTAATCTACTTAGTAAATATAATCCTATTTTAGTTGGAACAATACCAATAGATATTGATATAGAAAATAGTGATTTAGATATTGTTTGTAAAGTAGAGGATTTTAGAAAATTTGAAGAATTATTAATAAAAGAATTTAGCAAATATAAAGAGTTTAAAGTCACATATAAAGCTTCTAGTAGGGTGATTATATGTAATTTTAAAGTAGAAAATATGGAAATTGAGATATATGGATCTAAATTAGATACAGATAAAACTAATTCATACAGGCATATGATAATAGAATATAGACTATTAAATTTACTTGGTGATGATTTTAAAGCTAAAATAATAGATTTAAAAAAACAAGGATTAAAAACAGAACCAGCTTTTTCACAGATTTTAAAACTAAAAGGTAATCCATACGAAGAACTTTTATTATTTGAACAATATGATGATGAGAAATTACTAGAAAAAATGGA